A genomic segment from Vidua macroura isolate BioBank_ID:100142 chromosome Z, ASM2450914v1, whole genome shotgun sequence encodes:
- the LOC128822381 gene encoding serine/threonine-protein kinase PAK 1-like yields MEYMDGGTLSDVISETYLSEDEMAAISRECLQGLDFLHSNHVIHRDVKSSNILLRTDGSVKLADSGLFAQLTPEQSRRSSVASTSGWMAPEVVTGQPCGPKVDIWSFGIMGIEMVEREVPYWNETPVSPQLLIDIRGTPKLQQPNRFSPCLRDFLSCCLLRNEAQRWSAKELLQAWGTYKLLGQPVPVLHHALSKQVLP; encoded by the exons aTGGAGTACATGGACGGAGGCACTCTGAGCGATGTCATCAGCGAGACCTACCTGTCTGAAGACGAGATGGCAGCCATCAGTCGGGag tgcctgcaaggcctggattttcttcactcgaACCACGTGATCCACcgagatgtgaagagcagcaacatccttctcagaaccgacggctctgtcaagctgg ctgactctggcctctttgctcagctcacccctgagcagagtcgacggagctcagtggccagcacttctgggtggatggcgcctgaagtggtgacaggtcaaccatgtggccccaaagtggacatatggTCTTTTGGAATCATGGGCATCGAAATGGTGGAACGAGAAGTTCCTTACTggaatgaaactcctgtttcg cctcaacTCCTGATAGACATACGAGGgacaccaaagctgcagcagcccaaccGATTCTCGCCTTGCCTGCGtgacttcctgagctgctgcctgctgagaaaCGAGGCACAGCGCTGGTCagccaaggagctcctgcag GCATGGGGCACCTACAAGCTCTTGGGACAACCTGTGCCGGTGTTGCACCATGCTCTgagtaaacaagttcttccttag